Proteins co-encoded in one Medicago truncatula cultivar Jemalong A17 chromosome 8, MtrunA17r5.0-ANR, whole genome shotgun sequence genomic window:
- the LOC25500523 gene encoding uncharacterized protein encodes MNTEVENHGGSTETPTIGEPKKGWRKVLEGIGSWLSYKDKEKWLDDMRGNLGLIATVIATMTFQMVLNPPGGVMSIKDGTDPPGTNANPPSTNANPPDADDSDKNCTFIYGERLCPGEAVLAVGDSYGYFQFLISNTICFVASLSICLLLVSGIPLNHRFLMWLLSIGMWVTLTSLAYSYLTAVLMTTPNSVYVEATKVVNKVFLTWIGLSGFVGLCHTLRLVTWGVNVFLKRSKKPETPKSTKETPIC; translated from the coding sequence ATGAACACTGAAGTGGAAAATCATGGTGGTTCAACCGAAACCCCAACTATTGGGGAACCAAAGAAAGGTTGGAGAAAGGTATTAGAAGGGATAGGGAGTTGGTTGTCCTACAAAGACAAGGAGAAATGGTTGGATGATATGCGAGGGAACTTGGGCTTAATAGCGACAGTCATCGCAACAATGACATTTCAAATGGTTTTAAATCCGCCCGGTGGTGTTATGTCGATTAAAGATGGCACAGATCCACCCGGTACCAACGCAAATCCACCCAGTACCAACGCAAATCCACCAGATGCCGACGATTCTGACAAAAATTGTACTTTTATCTACGGCGAACGTCTATGTCCGGGTGAAGCTGTCTTAGCCGTTGGGGACTCTTATGGATATTTTCAGTTCCTTATTTCCAACACAATTTGTTTTGTTGCATCACTAAGTATTTGTCTCTTGCTTGTGAGTGGAATTCCTTTAAATCACAGGTTTCTTATGTGGCTTTTATCAATAGGGATGTGGGTCACTCTCACAAGCCTTGCTTATTCTTATTTAACAGCTGTGTTAATGACCACCCCAAATAGTGTTTATGTTGAAGCTACAAAAGTTGTTAACAAGGTTTTTCTTACGTGGATAGGATTGTCAGGGTTTGTTGGTTTATGCCATACACTAAGGTTGGTTACTTGGGGAGTGAATGTTTTCCTCAAAAGAAGTAAGAAGCCAGAGACTCCAAAAAGTACAAAGGAGACTCCGATTTGCTAG